One Mycolicibacterium sp. TUM20985 genomic window, GGTTGCGTCCGTTGCTTCGACTGCGTGGGCTGTATCGGCTGCTACGACTGCACCGGTCTGCGTTTCGCGTTCGGGAAGCGCGACGTTCATGCCTGACCGCGGCTAGGCGGACCTAGGTATTGAAGTCCGGCAGTGGGTTGTCGGCCGCGGCCTGTTCCGGTGTCACCTCGTCGTCGCGTTCGTCGGACTGCTGTTGGCGGGTCACCTCGGCGGCGTGCCGCAGGTTCTCGCCGGTGTTCTCCACGTGGTCGGGTGTGCTCATGACGAAGGCATACCCGTAGCGGCGCGATCCTATGTGGCCGCACGTCTACAGCGCTCCGAGCAATAGACGACCTGCTCCCACTGTCCGCGGGCGCGCCACTTCTTGCGGTTCGCGAACGGTCGCTGGCACACGACGCAGAGCTTCTGCTCGGTGTTCTTCTGCACGATCTCCCTCAGCTCCCCGTGCCGTCGTTCACTGGTAGCGCCGCGGAACCGTCCACGGTCTGCCGAACTCCTCGTCGAAG contains:
- a CDS encoding DUF2256 domain-containing protein; the protein is MQKNTEQKLCVVCQRPFANRKKWRARGQWEQVVYCSERCRRAAT